The sequence below is a genomic window from Anaerolineales bacterium.
TTCACATCAACACCTCGCTTCCTTCGAGCGGCCGGAGAGGGGAACGAACGTTCCGCCCGCCGACCGTTACCCAAAGACGCCCGCCTGCGGATGCGCTGCGGGGTTTGGGAAGAGGGTCATGTCCGACGCACGATCCGGAGGCATTCTGTTGAAAAACCCGGACCAGCCGCCGGATAGGTCGCAGATCGTCAAACGCGGAATACTTCATCCGCCGCCCTGTCCGTCACCGAATGCGGGAAAGCCTTCTTCCGAGGAGACGACGCCCCGCGCCGCGATGCGCCGGCTATGCTGGGGCGCTCTGCGGCCGTCGGGCGCATACTCACCGGCCGGACGGCGATCCGATAACGGGGATGACACGGGGCGTTTCGCCTTTTTTCCGCCGTGCAACAAGATCGAATAATTCCTCAAAGGACTCGGCCAACCCGTGCATCAAGTCGGAGAGGGAGTCCACCCGTGACACCACCGGCTGAAACCGGCTGTTGTCGCGCATTCTCACGAAATTCGGGCTTCCCCGTCTGCTTAGGACGACTTCGCAATCCTCGAAGATCTCCATTGCGGATTTCAACTTCCGGACGTCGCCGTGCCGGATTTCCTTCTCGTCTTCTTGCGGCGACGTGTTTTCTCTCTTCTCCACGAGAACCGAACGGCCGTCCATAAACACGTCGAAAATGTAAAACTCCTTCGCCGTTCCCATGTGATCGGGAATGATGGTTTCTCCGTCGTTGGAGCCGAGCACCACCCTGATTTTTCTCACCATTCTTCCTCTTCTTCCCGAAAGCATGATCCGCATGCGGGTACGATCCGTTCGGGCTCGTCAAACCGTTCGGCCTTCCCCGCAAGCGGGGTTTAGCGATTACGTTCAGGTACCCGCCTATCCGGCGTCGCCTGTCGGAGGCGGTAAAAGCCAAATGCCATGTCCCCGCATGGACTCCGGCTACCAACGTCCACGCCGGCGACGGGCGCGCCTTCCCCCGCCTCGTCCAGCGTAAGGCCGGTCCCGGTAGAATCCGACGGAACGGTATGGATACGGCCCGGAAGGGTCTCGATTCTCCCAAAAGGCCGCAATGCGGGGCGCCACCTCCCGCTGCAGGAAGGCTGACGCATTGCCCAGCCAAGTCTGGATGCCACCCGGGCTGACCGAGGGCGCCAGACGGCGAGTCGGGATAGCCGCGGGCTCAGGAGCGTCCGCCGAAATCGGTTCTTGCACCATGAGCATGGCTCCCATCGGACACGCGGAAAGGCAAGCATGGCATTCTCGGCAGAGGCTCTGCTCGACCCGGGCTACGCCATCGATCAACTGAATGGCGCCTGTCGGGCAGGCTTGTACGCATAAGCCGCAACCTTTGCAACGATCTTTGTCGACATAGACCATCCTGGCCACCTCTCAGATCCTCGGCGCCGCATTCAGCTCCCTGTGCGCCGAGAGCGTTCCCCAATGCATGCCCTTTTTTGGGAAAAGCCGTAAAAGATACCGAAGCGGATCTCCGTGCGACTCGGGCTGCGGAATCGGGATGCGAAACACTACGATCCGCCGCTTCCCGGCGGGCGCTCGACCGGCTTCAATCCCGGCCGACCGAACACCGCACACAACCATCTTCGTCGAGAT
It includes:
- a CDS encoding 4Fe-4S binding protein, which gives rise to MVYVDKDRCKGCGLCVQACPTGAIQLIDGVARVEQSLCRECHACLSACPMGAMLMVQEPISADAPEPAAIPTRRLAPSVSPGGIQTWLGNASAFLQREVAPRIAAFWENRDPSGPYPYRSVGFYRDRPYAGRGGGRRARRRRGRW